A single window of Thalassoroseus pseudoceratinae DNA harbors:
- a CDS encoding PSD1 and planctomycete cytochrome C domain-containing protein has translation MMNSLFRTTFCLCVIAMWGQTTVADSPPIEFQRDIEPLLTKHCSACHGVDKQEGGLRLDHRATALRGGDSGPLLEPKKSEKSELWNRISSDDESLKMPPPYEDDIHPLSDDQIALIGRWIDAGADWPDDGKKLVVKSDHWSYQPLQQTARKGLPTSDWVRNDIDRFVLAKLQEAGVEPSPRADRHVLLKRLFLDLTGLPPTPAEVEEFIRDKRTNAYEHAVDRLLSSPHFGERWGRHWLDKARYADSDGYEKDRPRMNAWRYRDWVIDAINDDLPVDEFTIQQLAGDLLPNATPDQKLATAFHRQTLTNTEGGTDQEEFRVAAVFDRVDTTGTVWLGLTVGCAQCHSHKYDQISQAEYYQLFAFFNNGDETNTEVAKSEAELERYRRDKATHDRLLAAHAEKIHNAKQEFRTKLDQWADNLQQELAKADPNRIEFHPLEIVQVKSTGGATFDTQTDGSYLATGKNPASATYTIIAKTDQKNVTGLRLRTLADPKLPSKGPGRTAHGNFVLNEFQVQSSVNQDFKKAKPQPIQSATADFSQNKWDVAGAFDGKPKSGWAISPQMGKDHEAVFVFATPVNGDGKSNWIKIELQQNYGSQHTIGRFHIEARTGTEPGEGVPAKIREIVQIPSDQRSVKQNQMILDYAFADSDTGRVLLKQQEQLKKKAPQSPFMTVRVISQRTKSPRTTHLLRRGDFLQPQGEVEPNTLAVLPPLTSRDEKSQPDRLDLALWLVSDENPLTPRVLVNHIWRPLFGRGLVPTMNDFGVRGEPPTHPRLLDDLAHRFRTEFGWSRKKLIKYIVMSATYQQSSQVRPDLQEQDPQNNWLARQNRFRVEAELVRDVYLAASGSLSRKVGGPSVFPPMPSDVAALSYANNFRWKTSDGEDRYRRGMYTFFKRTAPHPNLTTFDCPDGNTTLVERRASNTPLMALTTLNNLVFVEAAQALAERLLTELPSDDDDEARIRRGFEICTARPASSESVAVFRKLLQSAREYYEAHPEAAIELTKLHRSESVSAEESAAWVVVARMMLNLDEVISRE, from the coding sequence ATGATGAATTCATTGTTTCGGACAACCTTCTGCCTCTGCGTAATTGCGATGTGGGGGCAGACGACCGTCGCAGACAGTCCGCCGATTGAGTTTCAACGCGACATCGAACCGCTTCTCACCAAACATTGCAGTGCGTGTCACGGTGTGGACAAGCAAGAGGGCGGGTTGCGTCTCGATCACCGAGCGACCGCGTTGCGGGGCGGCGATTCCGGGCCTTTGCTCGAACCGAAGAAAAGTGAGAAAAGTGAATTGTGGAACCGGATCAGCAGTGATGACGAATCACTCAAGATGCCCCCACCGTATGAAGACGACATCCATCCGCTGAGTGACGATCAAATCGCGTTGATCGGACGATGGATCGACGCCGGTGCCGATTGGCCCGATGACGGCAAAAAACTCGTCGTCAAATCGGATCACTGGTCTTATCAACCATTGCAACAGACCGCACGGAAAGGACTACCAACCTCCGATTGGGTGCGAAACGACATCGATCGCTTCGTACTTGCCAAGTTGCAGGAAGCCGGTGTGGAACCGTCACCACGAGCCGATCGGCATGTGCTGCTCAAACGGTTGTTTCTCGATCTCACCGGTCTGCCACCCACACCAGCCGAGGTTGAAGAATTCATTCGAGACAAAAGAACGAATGCCTACGAACACGCAGTCGATCGGCTGTTGAGTAGCCCGCATTTCGGCGAACGGTGGGGGCGGCATTGGTTAGACAAAGCCCGATATGCCGACTCCGATGGCTACGAGAAAGACCGTCCGCGAATGAATGCCTGGCGGTATCGGGATTGGGTTATTGATGCGATCAATGATGATCTGCCCGTTGATGAGTTCACCATCCAACAACTTGCCGGCGATCTACTTCCCAATGCAACACCCGATCAAAAATTGGCGACCGCGTTTCACCGCCAAACGCTAACCAACACCGAAGGCGGGACGGACCAAGAGGAATTCCGCGTGGCAGCGGTGTTCGATCGCGTGGACACCACCGGCACCGTTTGGTTGGGGCTGACCGTCGGGTGTGCTCAATGTCACTCGCACAAATACGATCAGATTTCGCAAGCGGAGTACTATCAACTTTTTGCCTTCTTCAACAACGGTGACGAGACCAACACTGAAGTTGCCAAGAGCGAAGCCGAACTCGAACGGTACCGACGCGACAAAGCCACCCACGACCGCCTGCTGGCCGCTCATGCGGAAAAAATCCACAACGCAAAACAGGAGTTCCGCACCAAACTCGATCAATGGGCGGACAACTTGCAACAGGAACTCGCCAAGGCCGACCCAAACCGAATCGAATTTCACCCGTTGGAAATCGTCCAAGTGAAATCAACCGGCGGGGCAACATTCGATACGCAGACCGATGGCTCGTACTTGGCCACGGGGAAAAATCCCGCGTCCGCCACATACACCATCATCGCGAAAACCGATCAGAAGAACGTCACAGGTCTGCGATTGCGAACACTGGCCGATCCGAAACTTCCATCAAAGGGACCGGGACGGACAGCGCACGGCAACTTTGTGCTCAATGAGTTCCAGGTCCAATCCAGTGTGAACCAAGATTTCAAAAAGGCCAAGCCTCAACCCATTCAATCCGCGACGGCTGACTTCTCGCAGAACAAATGGGACGTGGCTGGGGCATTTGACGGTAAACCGAAATCCGGTTGGGCGATCTCACCGCAGATGGGCAAAGACCATGAAGCGGTTTTCGTCTTCGCGACACCCGTGAATGGCGATGGAAAATCGAATTGGATCAAGATCGAACTCCAACAGAACTACGGCAGTCAACACACCATCGGCCGCTTTCACATCGAAGCACGCACGGGCACCGAACCCGGTGAAGGGGTGCCAGCAAAGATCCGGGAGATCGTTCAAATCCCGTCCGATCAACGCAGTGTGAAGCAGAATCAAATGATCCTGGATTACGCATTTGCGGATTCGGATACCGGACGAGTTCTCCTGAAACAACAAGAACAGCTCAAGAAAAAAGCTCCGCAATCGCCGTTCATGACCGTTCGTGTGATCTCTCAACGAACCAAGAGCCCCCGCACGACACACTTACTCCGTCGGGGAGATTTTCTTCAACCGCAAGGAGAAGTGGAACCGAACACGCTCGCGGTTTTGCCTCCGTTGACGTCCCGTGATGAAAAGTCCCAGCCGGACCGATTGGACCTTGCGTTGTGGCTGGTCTCGGATGAGAACCCGCTCACGCCGCGTGTGCTGGTTAACCACATTTGGCGACCACTCTTCGGACGCGGTTTGGTACCGACCATGAACGATTTCGGCGTCCGTGGTGAACCGCCGACGCATCCGCGATTGCTTGACGACTTGGCTCATCGGTTCCGGACTGAGTTTGGCTGGAGTCGGAAAAAACTCATCAAATACATTGTGATGTCCGCGACCTATCAACAGTCATCACAAGTTCGGCCCGACCTTCAAGAGCAAGACCCGCAGAACAATTGGCTCGCGAGGCAGAACCGTTTTCGTGTGGAAGCGGAACTCGTGCGAGATGTGTATTTGGCGGCTAGCGGGTCGCTCTCTCGAAAAGTCGGCGGGCCAAGCGTGTTCCCACCAATGCCTTCGGACGTCGCCGCCTTGAGCTACGCGAACAACTTCCGATGGAAGACCAGCGACGGCGAAGACCGTTATCGGCGGGGAATGTATACGTTCTTCAAACGAACGGCTCCGCATCCGAATTTGACAACCTTTGATTGTCCCGATGGCAACACGACTCTGGTGGAACGTCGAGCGTCGAACACACCTTTGATGGCCCTCACCACATTGAACAACCTTGTGTTCGTGGAGGCGGCTCAGGCGTTGGCGGAACGCTTGCTGACTGAGTTGCCCTCCGACGACGATGATGAGGCTCGTATTCGTCGTGGGTTCGAAATTTGTACCGCTCGCCCGGCGTCTTCGGAATCAGTCGCCGTCTTTCGGAAGTTGCTGCAATCCGCTCGCGAGTACTACGAAGCTCACCCAGAAGCCGCGATCGAGTTAACGAAACTCCATCGCTCCGAATCGGTCTCGGCCGAGGAATCCGCTGCATGGGTCGTGGTGGCTCGTATGATGTTGAATCTCGATGAAGTCATCAGCCGCGAGTAG
- a CDS encoding helix-turn-helix domain-containing protein has protein sequence MSTERLTSAQAASRLGISVATLYGWLRESNVGEFFVRGQKYTIEYFQGGRNGQGRIRIDAAEVERLQNAMRVHPRSTPEKPPRRMQPLQYPGITVPLGRPDDHLR, from the coding sequence ATGTCGACTGAACGACTCACATCCGCACAAGCCGCCAGCCGCTTAGGCATCAGCGTCGCCACCTTGTATGGCTGGCTGCGTGAGTCCAATGTGGGCGAGTTCTTCGTGCGTGGGCAAAAATACACAATCGAGTATTTTCAAGGCGGTCGGAACGGGCAGGGACGCATCCGCATTGACGCAGCCGAGGTCGAACGCCTTCAAAACGCCATGCGAGTGCACCCGCGTTCGACGCCCGAGAAACCACCTCGAAGGATGCAGCCGCTTCAGTACCCCGGCATCACCGTCCCCTTGGGACGTCCCGATGACCATCTGCGTTGA
- a CDS encoding tyrosine-type recombinase/integrase, protein MGRKAKKRRQSHGSAWHWKQTDCWYYTRPGTKKRVPLFDEQGERIRGKENRESAEVALAREKLTWQDDSAGAIAGGEWLVARVCSEYLQYCEQGLAKGSISQSHRNNSRAWLNDLCGYCGALPVPQLKKGHVQKWMDDHPTWKSPATRAGVISVVQAAFNRAAAMYGVANPIKGLKKPKAEPRLASLTPDDEQAIYGATERCFEQFLFAAIHTGLRPFCELATITADDVEEMPRGMMWRVYSSKTKKTRKIPVRPEVAELTRTLMKTAPKGSGLPLFRNTHGNPWKRTTGVVRFITIKKKLGWDQDPVKGNYSCYTCRHTFVHRMLSGYWTEGMGCSIETLAELIGDTPKVAFNHYGREWGQHYQDPLWNAIGEGGNRRNHASTILADDESDGKALRKSTPTSQAPRKSASSKESSTASSKRSRAKE, encoded by the coding sequence ATGGGGCGGAAAGCGAAGAAGCGGCGACAATCGCACGGGTCCGCTTGGCATTGGAAACAAACGGACTGCTGGTATTACACCCGGCCCGGGACCAAGAAACGCGTTCCACTCTTCGATGAGCAAGGCGAGCGTATCCGTGGTAAAGAAAACCGTGAGTCTGCAGAGGTCGCGTTGGCCCGGGAAAAACTCACGTGGCAAGACGATTCTGCAGGGGCAATTGCGGGAGGCGAATGGCTTGTCGCGCGGGTATGCTCCGAGTATCTGCAATACTGTGAACAGGGGTTGGCAAAAGGCTCCATCAGTCAGAGTCATCGCAATAACTCCCGAGCTTGGTTGAACGATTTGTGTGGTTACTGCGGGGCACTGCCGGTGCCTCAACTCAAGAAAGGGCACGTGCAAAAATGGATGGACGATCATCCGACTTGGAAGAGTCCGGCCACCCGGGCTGGTGTCATCTCGGTGGTGCAGGCGGCGTTCAATCGAGCGGCCGCGATGTATGGTGTGGCCAATCCGATCAAGGGTTTGAAGAAGCCGAAAGCTGAACCGCGATTGGCTTCGCTGACTCCCGACGATGAGCAAGCCATCTATGGTGCTACCGAACGGTGTTTCGAGCAGTTTCTGTTCGCGGCGATTCACACGGGGCTGCGACCGTTCTGCGAGTTGGCCACCATCACGGCCGATGACGTCGAGGAAATGCCCCGCGGAATGATGTGGCGGGTGTATTCGTCCAAGACTAAAAAGACGCGAAAAATTCCGGTGCGGCCGGAGGTGGCGGAGCTGACACGCACGCTGATGAAAACCGCACCCAAGGGGTCAGGCTTGCCACTGTTCCGAAATACCCATGGCAACCCTTGGAAGCGGACGACGGGTGTCGTGCGGTTCATCACCATTAAAAAGAAGTTGGGATGGGACCAGGACCCCGTCAAAGGCAATTACTCCTGCTACACCTGCCGTCACACGTTTGTGCATCGGATGCTTTCCGGCTATTGGACCGAGGGTATGGGATGCTCGATCGAGACCCTGGCGGAGTTGATCGGTGATACTCCGAAGGTGGCCTTCAACCACTACGGCCGGGAATGGGGCCAGCATTATCAGGATCCGCTCTGGAACGCGATTGGCGAGGGCGGCAACCGAAGAAATCATGCTTCCACAATACTCGCTGACGACGAATCGGACGGCAAAGCCCTTCGGAAATCAACGCCGACGTCGCAAGCGCCCCGGAAATCGGCTAGCTCGAAGGAATCGTCGACCGCGTCGAGCAAGAGGAGCCGAGCCAAGGAATGA
- a CDS encoding tyrosine-type recombinase/integrase — MTTKHSARQRRSRGKAWHWKQTDSWYFTPPGTKQRVRLYDEAGRPIRGQDNRQAAELALARVKAAGNWRPSPEHAPENQWQVAKICSHYIDYCQQRAAAGTIRTEYHEEVVRYLNDFCGYCGALPVNELRKGHVQHWVVSHDSWKSPVTKRNAMTIVLGAFNHAQDMYDVRSPLTGLKKPPQKPRLHSIDPEEEALLYSTTDEPFANFLFAGIQTGLRPFCELARLTATDVEETDRGMLWRIFSSKTQKTRKIPVRSDVAELTRNLISDNTDGSETVVFRNPQGRPWKKGTGGTRFRKIKRELGWDQDPVRKNYSCYTCRHTFAHRMLAGFWNDGVGCSIETLAELMGDTPKVAFDHYGREWGQHYQEPLWAALGIP; from the coding sequence ATGACAACGAAACACTCAGCTCGCCAACGGCGTTCGCGTGGAAAAGCCTGGCATTGGAAACAAACCGACAGTTGGTATTTCACGCCGCCGGGAACCAAGCAACGCGTTCGACTGTATGACGAAGCGGGCCGTCCCATCCGCGGCCAAGACAATCGTCAGGCGGCGGAACTCGCGTTGGCACGCGTCAAGGCGGCCGGTAATTGGCGTCCGTCTCCGGAACACGCTCCGGAAAACCAATGGCAGGTGGCCAAGATCTGTTCACATTACATCGACTATTGTCAACAACGCGCGGCGGCGGGAACCATTCGGACCGAATACCACGAGGAAGTCGTGCGATATTTGAACGATTTCTGCGGCTATTGCGGAGCATTGCCCGTCAACGAGTTACGCAAAGGACACGTGCAGCATTGGGTCGTAAGTCACGACTCGTGGAAATCCCCGGTGACGAAGCGGAATGCGATGACGATTGTGCTGGGAGCCTTCAACCATGCTCAGGACATGTACGATGTTCGGAGTCCGTTGACTGGACTCAAGAAACCACCGCAGAAACCTCGGCTGCACTCCATCGATCCCGAGGAAGAGGCACTTCTGTATTCAACCACCGACGAACCGTTTGCGAATTTTCTCTTTGCGGGTATTCAAACGGGCTTGCGGCCGTTTTGCGAACTAGCCCGTTTGACGGCGACGGATGTCGAGGAAACCGACCGTGGAATGCTGTGGCGGATTTTTTCGTCCAAGACCCAAAAAACTCGAAAGATCCCTGTCCGATCGGACGTCGCCGAGTTGACTCGGAATCTGATTTCGGACAACACGGATGGTTCCGAAACCGTTGTCTTCCGCAATCCGCAGGGCCGGCCTTGGAAGAAGGGGACCGGTGGGACACGTTTTCGAAAAATCAAACGCGAGCTGGGCTGGGACCAGGATCCTGTGCGGAAGAACTATTCGTGCTACACCTGCCGACACACTTTTGCTCATCGCATGTTGGCGGGCTTTTGGAACGATGGCGTCGGCTGCTCGATCGAAACGCTCGCCGAACTGATGGGCGATACACCCAAGGTTGCTTTTGACCACTACGGTCGCGAGTGGGGTCAGCATTACCAAGAACCACTCTGGGCCGCATTGGGAATCCCTTGA
- a CDS encoding recombinase family protein, with amino-acid sequence MTFLSASVDSQIKTIAPNDHKTGSPQTGVPLPTENEHAAASGCASYSRYSSSLQSNESIETQQQACRQRALQDGDAIDPDLEFSDAAISGTKLQRDGLDAMLTAAETGRIRVLYIYSVSRLARESVITMPLLKELVHVYNVRVVCISENLDSKHAGWELMAHVLSIVSEQFIRDLAANVHRGQTATILAGFSAGDYCFGYTSKPVPGSENQRGGRNAKPRKVYVIDSSQAEWVVRIFDWFVVENRSIRWITRELNKLEAPKDHRATTPDWHHAYVARLLDNPKYIGQWPWGQRKNQRNPLTGQVRQEPRPAEECEKWTRSFPHLQIIDQETFDKAQERLQANRKSQSKRRRPNGQLNGSTAGETSDSPRHLLQGLIECGECGARFHVGGVNGKYLACPSYTKGPCTCQTALPRTRAKRMILDLIGRRILANPEWKRKVFDCLRTAWQRHQRQVPGELASAEERLRGVQRKIDRLVDAIENGDASSDVAARLQDRRNECDSLARRVETLRTRQETHGTEPTLEWVEQQLQQLGNVLHEDTPAAANALRKLVGGQIVVNEIKLQDRKRHFLRGVIRFRPADTLSIGDSSQADHDSNNADDDFVVEIDFVKPDTSGVQAEEVKRLWDEGFMCKEIGHKIGVGKSRVTALLKKWHEDRGLPVPDGRSRRATLQRKHTEAPLYQAIAEDVHRLAEADQSFGEIADELNVDRNTVTKAWKYWHKSHNLNTPDGRTLRLERNKKKCQQST; translated from the coding sequence ATGACATTTTTGTCAGCATCAGTGGACAGCCAAATCAAAACTATTGCTCCGAACGATCACAAGACAGGATCTCCACAAACGGGTGTTCCGCTACCGACTGAGAACGAACACGCCGCCGCCAGTGGTTGCGCCTCCTACAGTCGCTATAGCAGTAGTTTACAAAGCAACGAGAGCATCGAGACGCAGCAGCAGGCCTGTCGGCAACGGGCTTTGCAGGATGGCGACGCCATCGACCCAGACTTGGAGTTCTCGGATGCGGCCATTTCGGGAACGAAGCTGCAACGGGATGGGCTGGATGCAATGCTGACCGCCGCGGAGACGGGCCGAATTCGCGTCCTGTATATCTACAGTGTCAGCCGACTCGCCCGGGAGTCTGTGATTACGATGCCGTTGCTTAAGGAATTGGTGCACGTCTACAACGTCCGTGTCGTGTGTATCTCCGAGAACTTGGATTCGAAGCACGCGGGCTGGGAATTGATGGCCCATGTCCTGAGTATCGTTTCCGAGCAATTCATTCGAGACTTGGCCGCCAATGTCCACCGGGGGCAGACTGCGACGATCTTGGCAGGATTCTCCGCGGGCGACTACTGTTTCGGGTATACCTCCAAGCCGGTGCCGGGCAGCGAGAATCAACGTGGCGGTCGCAATGCCAAGCCTCGAAAAGTCTATGTGATCGATTCTTCGCAGGCCGAATGGGTCGTCCGCATCTTCGATTGGTTCGTCGTCGAAAATCGGTCGATTCGCTGGATTACTCGCGAATTAAACAAACTGGAGGCTCCGAAGGACCACCGCGCGACGACACCCGACTGGCATCATGCGTATGTCGCGCGTCTGCTCGACAATCCAAAGTACATTGGTCAGTGGCCGTGGGGACAGAGAAAAAACCAACGCAATCCCCTGACGGGGCAGGTGCGGCAAGAACCTCGGCCTGCTGAGGAGTGCGAAAAGTGGACCCGCTCTTTTCCGCATCTCCAGATCATTGATCAAGAGACATTCGACAAAGCCCAAGAGCGGCTGCAGGCGAATCGCAAAAGTCAATCGAAACGCCGCCGCCCGAATGGTCAACTCAACGGCTCGACGGCTGGTGAGACATCGGACTCACCGCGACATCTGTTACAGGGGCTGATCGAATGTGGTGAGTGTGGAGCCCGGTTTCATGTCGGCGGCGTAAACGGGAAGTACCTCGCTTGTCCGAGCTACACGAAGGGACCTTGTACCTGCCAGACGGCTTTGCCGCGGACACGAGCCAAGCGGATGATTCTCGACTTGATCGGTCGACGGATTTTGGCCAATCCCGAATGGAAGCGGAAAGTCTTCGATTGCCTCCGCACAGCCTGGCAGCGTCATCAGAGACAAGTTCCTGGCGAGTTGGCATCCGCAGAAGAACGGCTCCGTGGTGTCCAAAGGAAAATCGATCGATTGGTCGACGCGATCGAGAATGGTGACGCGAGTTCCGATGTCGCCGCACGATTGCAAGATCGTCGCAACGAATGCGATTCGCTGGCCCGTCGCGTCGAGACACTCCGAACCCGCCAAGAAACGCATGGAACTGAGCCCACACTGGAGTGGGTCGAGCAGCAACTGCAGCAGTTGGGGAATGTTCTCCACGAGGATACCCCGGCGGCGGCTAATGCCTTGCGGAAACTCGTCGGCGGCCAAATTGTCGTCAATGAGATAAAACTCCAGGATCGGAAACGTCATTTCCTGCGGGGCGTGATTCGCTTTCGACCCGCCGATACGCTGTCGATTGGCGATTCGTCCCAGGCAGATCACGACAGCAACAATGCGGATGATGATTTCGTCGTGGAAATCGATTTCGTCAAACCCGATACCTCGGGCGTGCAAGCCGAGGAGGTCAAACGACTTTGGGATGAAGGCTTCATGTGCAAGGAGATTGGCCACAAGATCGGTGTCGGCAAGAGCCGTGTCACTGCACTTCTAAAAAAGTGGCACGAGGACCGCGGGCTTCCGGTTCCCGATGGCCGGTCGCGTCGAGCGACGCTCCAACGCAAGCACACCGAAGCTCCGCTTTATCAGGCAATTGCCGAAGACGTTCACCGGTTGGCCGAAGCCGATCAATCATTCGGTGAGATTGCCGACGAGTTGAACGTCGACCGAAACACGGTCACAAAAGCCTGGAAGTACTGGCACAAGTCTCACAACCTTAACACACCCGACGGAAGAACTTTACGCCTGGAGCGAAACAAGAAGAAATGCCAGCAGTCCACATAG
- the cas2 gene encoding CRISPR-associated endonuclease Cas2, translating into MKHWHLITYDVRDPKRLRKAAKTLEGYGTRIQYSVFRIRLDANTLERLHWELGQILADEDDLLVIPLCPTCAGKVPLHSTGDQSDWTDRPQSFKIV; encoded by the coding sequence ATGAAACATTGGCATCTCATCACCTACGACGTCCGCGATCCGAAACGGCTGCGAAAAGCCGCGAAAACTCTCGAAGGCTACGGCACCCGGATTCAGTACAGCGTGTTTCGTATTCGGCTGGATGCGAATACGCTGGAGCGACTGCATTGGGAACTGGGTCAAATCCTCGCCGACGAAGACGATCTCCTCGTCATTCCCCTCTGCCCAACGTGTGCCGGCAAAGTTCCGCTCCACTCCACGGGCGACCAGAGTGACTGGACCGATCGGCCCCAATCGTTCAAAATCGTCTGA
- a CDS encoding arylsulfatase, with translation MLILADDLGYGDLSCYGQETLRTPHLDRMAREGMRFTQHYAGSTVCAPSRCVLLTGKHTGHARIRGNGPSRLLDEDVTIAHRLKSAGYVTGCVGKWGVGNPPPLNDPKRMGFDYFYGYVNMYHAHNFYPEFVIRNGTRVQLRNRVAEKWKPFLDLADPRHGRGVAIKRLDYVPDLVADEAVQFIERNQERPFFLYFAMNVPHANNEAGRQGMEVPDQYEFDQKDWPEPEQGFAAMIRNIDRDVNRVLVTLQKLGLDENTLVIFTSDNGPHKEGGHSATFFNSSGAVRGTKRDVYEGGVRVPFIARWPGTIPAGTTSDHISAFQDVLPTLCELAKVDPPQDIDGISMIPTFTGHADDQTQHPYLYWEFFEQGGKQAVRQGDWKAVRLNTLRNPNGPLELYNLKDDLKERNNIAADHPEIVQTMEKIMIEAHREPAE, from the coding sequence GTGCTAATACTTGCGGACGATCTGGGTTATGGGGACTTGTCGTGCTATGGGCAGGAGACGTTGCGTACGCCGCATTTGGATCGGATGGCTCGGGAGGGGATGCGGTTCACTCAGCACTATGCGGGTTCGACGGTCTGTGCTCCATCACGTTGCGTGCTGTTAACGGGTAAGCACACGGGTCATGCTCGAATTCGTGGGAACGGCCCTAGTCGATTGCTCGATGAAGATGTCACGATCGCACATCGACTGAAATCCGCCGGGTACGTGACTGGTTGCGTCGGCAAATGGGGAGTGGGCAATCCACCACCGTTGAACGACCCGAAGCGGATGGGGTTCGATTATTTCTACGGCTACGTGAATATGTATCACGCTCACAATTTCTATCCCGAATTCGTGATCCGAAACGGGACCCGAGTGCAACTACGCAATCGGGTGGCGGAAAAGTGGAAGCCGTTTCTTGATCTGGCTGATCCCCGGCATGGTCGGGGGGTGGCCATCAAACGATTGGATTATGTGCCGGATTTGGTGGCAGACGAGGCGGTGCAGTTCATCGAACGGAATCAAGAGCGTCCGTTCTTTCTCTACTTCGCGATGAATGTGCCGCATGCGAACAACGAAGCCGGTCGGCAGGGAATGGAAGTTCCCGATCAGTACGAGTTCGATCAAAAGGATTGGCCAGAACCCGAGCAGGGATTTGCGGCGATGATCCGTAACATCGATCGCGATGTGAATCGTGTTCTCGTGACACTTCAGAAGCTCGGCTTGGACGAGAACACGCTTGTCATTTTCACATCCGACAACGGACCGCACAAAGAGGGAGGCCACTCGGCAACGTTCTTCAATTCCAGCGGTGCGGTTCGGGGAACGAAACGGGATGTGTATGAAGGCGGCGTGCGTGTTCCGTTCATTGCCCGTTGGCCGGGGACGATTCCGGCGGGCACGACGAGCGACCACATCTCAGCGTTTCAAGATGTGCTGCCCACGTTGTGTGAACTTGCGAAAGTGGATCCGCCGCAAGACATTGACGGCATTTCCATGATTCCCACGTTCACGGGGCACGCAGACGACCAAACGCAACATCCGTATTTGTATTGGGAGTTTTTCGAGCAAGGTGGCAAACAAGCGGTTCGCCAAGGGGACTGGAAAGCCGTCCGGTTGAACACGCTTCGCAATCCCAATGGACCACTCGAACTCTACAACCTCAAAGACGATCTGAAAGAACGAAACAACATCGCCGCTGACCATCCGGAGATCGTGCAGACAATGGAAAAGATCATGATTGAAGCCCACCGCGAACCCGCGGAATGA
- a CDS encoding HAD family hydrolase yields the protein MHICFFDIDGTLLLSGGAGQAAMEAALVAEFQTQEEPHGISAAGRTDRAIVTDLMAFYGIEHDDAVYERFLGVYLTHLPKHLSTGGGAVLPGVEDVLEALHTRDDVRLGLLTGNYAQGAEAKLKHFGLHHYFQFGGYGDRHTDRADVAREALAAYRELHPECSTEDTLWVIGDTPHDITCGRAIDANVIAVATGMFTSEELAQYEPDHLFDDFSDVKRMLAVFP from the coding sequence ATGCATATTTGTTTCTTCGATATCGATGGCACGCTGCTCCTGAGTGGCGGTGCGGGGCAGGCGGCCATGGAGGCGGCTCTTGTGGCGGAGTTCCAAACCCAGGAGGAACCGCATGGCATCTCCGCGGCTGGACGGACGGATCGAGCCATCGTCACCGACTTGATGGCGTTCTATGGCATCGAGCACGACGACGCTGTTTACGAGCGGTTCTTGGGGGTCTATTTGACGCATCTGCCGAAACATCTTTCCACCGGTGGTGGAGCTGTGCTGCCGGGAGTGGAAGACGTTTTGGAAGCCCTGCATACACGGGACGATGTCCGACTTGGCTTGCTCACCGGAAATTATGCTCAGGGAGCCGAAGCGAAGTTGAAGCACTTCGGTCTGCATCACTACTTTCAATTTGGCGGTTACGGGGATCGCCACACGGACCGAGCGGATGTCGCTCGAGAGGCGTTGGCTGCGTACCGCGAACTTCACCCCGAGTGCAGCACCGAGGATACACTGTGGGTTATCGGTGATACTCCACATGACATCACCTGCGGACGAGCCATCGACGCCAACGTGATCGCTGTCGCGACTGGAATGTTCACCAGCGAGGAACTTGCCCAATACGAGCCGGATCATCTGTTTGACGACTTTTCCGATGTCAAACGGATGCTCGCCGTGTTTCCATAA